The genomic window GGCGCTCGCCACGACGCCGAGAACACCGGCAGCGGCGATGATCAGCCCACCGACGAGGGCGAACATGTCTGCGGCCATGAGTCCGGCAGGGAACACGAGAACGACGGGCGAGAGCGCGAGCATGACGCCCAACGCCACGTGTGCCCAGTGACTGGACCTGGACGCGCTCGACATGGCCCACAACGCCGTCCCTGCGGACAGCATCCCGAGGATCAGCAGGGCACCGGAGACACCGGTGTCGCCGCCGACAGGTAGCCAAATGGTCGACGCAACCAGGACGACCCCGGTGATCAACACGAGCGCATCGCGAACGACTTCACGAACATTGTCTGACATGGTGTGCCTCCCTCTTAGTTACCTGTGCGAACAAGCACATGTACCGGTATACGCCCATGAGGTCGGTTATGTTCCGCGGAAGGCCGAATTGTGATCCACGAGCCAAATCGTGACGTCTCGTTGCCGCTCGGTGAAGGTTGTTAAGCAACTTCTTCGCAGGCGTAGCCTGGCCGTATGTCCAAGACGTTCGTCGGTGTGCGGCTGCGGCAGTTACGCACCGAGCGCAAGATGAGCCAGGTTGCGCTTGCAGGCCAACTCGAGATCTCGGCGAGCTACCTCAACCAGATCGAGCACGACGTCCGCCCGTTGACCGTGCCCGTGTTGCTCCGCATTTCCGAGGTTTTCGGCGTCGACACCTCGTTCTTCTCCTCCGAGGACGACACGCGACTGGTCGCCGAGCTCCGCGAGGTCGCGCTCGATCAGGACATGGGCATCGTCGCCGACGCGCACGAGATTGCGCAGATGGTGTCCTCGCATCCACAGTTGGCCCGGGCGATGGTCAACATGCACCGGCGCTACCGCAACACGACGGCTCAGCTGGCCGCGGCCACCGAGGAGCGGTTCAGCGACGGCAGTGGCAGCGGCGCGATCAGCAAGCCGCACGAGGAAGTGCGGGACTACTTCTATCAGCGTCAGAATTATTTGCACGAGTTGGACACCGCTGCCGAGGAACTGACGTCCCGCATTCGTTTCCACCGCGCTGACGTCGCAGCCGAGATCGCCAAGCGGTTGCAGAATCTGCACGAGGTTCACATCGTCAACCGAATCGATCTCGGGGAGAACGTCCTGCATCGTTTCGACCCGGACACGCGGTTGCTCGAGATTTCGCCGCACCTCTCCGGCGGACAGAAGATGTTCAAGCTCGCGGCCGAGTTGGCGTACCTGGAGTGCGGCGATCTGCTCGACGACATGGTCGCCGAAGGCGGCTTCACCAGCGAAGAATCGAAAAAGCTCGCGGTCCTCGGTTTCGCCAACTATTTCGCCGCTGCAACAGTCCTTCCATATCATCATTTCCACGATGTGGCGGAGGACTTTCGATACGACATCGAAAGACTGTCGGCGTTCTTCTCGGTCAGTTACGAGACGATCTGCCACCGGTTGTCCACGCTGCAACGACCGAAGCTTCGTGGTGTTCCATTCTCGTTCGTCCGCGTCGATCGGGCCGGAAACATGTCGAAGAGGCAGTCCGCGACCGGTTTTCATTTCTCGTCGAGTGGCGGCACCTGCCCTCTGTGGAATGTCTACGAAACGTTCGCGTACCCCGGCAAGATCATGACTCAGATCGCCGAGATGCCCGACGGTCGCAGCTACCTTTGGATTGCGCGCACGGTCGAACGACGAGCCGCCCGCTACGGTCAGCCGAGCAAGCTGTTCGCGATCGGGCTCGGCTGCGAACTCCGACACGCGAGCCGATTGGTGTACGCGGACGGGCTCGATCTGCAGGGGTCGGCGGTCGCGACACCCATCGGCGCCGGCTGCAGAGTGTGCGAACGCCCGCATTGCCCCCAGCGCGCATTCCCACCACTCGGCAAGGCTCTCGACATCGACGAGCACCGCAGTTCCGTCTCTCCGTACCTCGTTCGGTGAGCCGGTAGGTCTGAGCTACGGGGTCGTATGTCTCGTGGTGCAGTACCGCGGAGATCGGCTCGGCACGACGATCGCGCTCAACGTGATTCGAACTCCCGGAGAAATGTCCCTGCATCTGCGAAAGCCCGAGCTCTCCTGGCCAATGTCGGCGGTTCGGCCGGCTTGCCCTCCCACAACCGATACAGCGTGGACATGGTCAGTACGAGACGTTCGGCGCAATCCCAGGTCGAAAACCGTTCGAATTCCTTCGACTGCATCATGTTTCGACTCGCAGGTGTCGATTCGACTCCTGCGTCGAAATGCTGGCGTCCCGATTCTTCTACCCAGATCCAGTACTCACGCAACGCGCGGATTTCGGCCGTTCCGCACAGCGGTCCGTGACCTGGCACGTACGCCTCGGCGTCCAGCGACAGCAGATGGTCCAGTGCACCCAGCCAGTTGCCGAGAGGGCCGTGCCACAGGATCGGCGTCGAGCCGATGAACAGCAAGTCTCCGGTGAACACGATTCCCGCGTCCGGCACATGTGCGATCAGGTCACCGACGGTGTGCGCCGGACCGAGATACCTCAGCTGCACATCTCGGCTCCCCACGGTGATCTTCTCGGTCACGTCGAAGGTGTGATCCGGCAGCCGAGGGGACTTGCCCGGGAACTGGGCACCCCCGCGCACCCGATTCATATAGCTCCCCATCGCCCCGAGCGGACCCGGGACCCAGCCGATCCGCGATCCCAGCGCGGCGAACGCGTTCACACCCGCCGGAGCTGTCTCCTCTTTCATCGCGTGCAGTGACGCCGAACTGGTGGTGATGCGAACACCCGACGGCAGCGTGTCGTTGCCCCACCAGTGGTCACCGTCGGAATGAGTGTTGACGGCTTCGGTGACAGGTGCGTTCGCGGTGAGCCGGGCGGTCTCGTCTGCGATCTCACGTGCACGCGGAACGTCCCACACCGTATCGATCACCATCGACACCGAACCTGGGTCGACTACCAGTCCTGTGTTCGCCTGGCCCCACCCTCCCGGCTCCCACAGAGACGCCCACACGCCGTCGCCGATCTGCTTCATCGCAGTCCCCGCACTCATGAGCGACGACGCTACCCCACATGACACACCACTTCGTCTGGTTGGTTCGCAACCGAATCGACATCTTGTCAGGTAGCGCGGATCACATCGCGGGTGCAACATTTGCACAAACGAAACACTTTTCAGGTGCGCCGTGAAGCTTGTCGCGCAGAACAGATGGGAACACACCACATGGCTGTCCAGGTCCTGCAGAACTACATCGGTGGGCAGTTCGTGACGCCGTCGGGTAGCGAACTACTCGACGTCGTGAACCCGGTCGACGAGCGCGTCGTCGCCAAATCACCGATCTCCGACGCCTCCGACGTCGATGCCGCCATGACCGCAGCTCGAACAGCCTTCACCACCTGGGGCAAGACAACGCCCAGCGAGCGCCAGAAGGTTCTACTGAAGCTCGCCGACGCCATCGAGGCCGCGAGCGACGAGCTCGTCGACGCACAGAGCCGCAACACCGGCCAGCCCAAGGCCACGATCGCTGCCGAGGAAATCACCGTCGGTGCAGACCAGGTGCGCTTCTTCGCCGGCGCCGCCCGGATGTTGGAGGGCAAGTCTGCGGGCGAGTACATGGAGGGCTTCACCTCCTACGTCCGCCGCGAGCCGCTCGGAGTCGTCGGACAGGTCACGCCGTGGAACTACCCGTTCATGATGGCGATCTGGAAGATCGGGCCGGCGCTGGCCGCAGGAAACACCATCGTGCTCAAGCCGAGCGACACCACGCCCGAAAGCACGCTGGTGTTGGCGAAGATCTCCAAAGGCATCATTCCCGACGGCGTCTTCAACGTCGTGCTGGGCAACGGCGGTACCGGCGCCGCGATCGTCGAACACAAGACACCGGCGCTCGTGTCCATCACCGGTTCGGTTCGGGCGGGTATCGCTGTCGCGGTCGGCGCAGCCAAGGAACTCAAGCGTGCGCACCTCGAACTCGGCGGAAAGGCACCCGCGGTGGTGTTCGACGACGTCGATCTCGACAAGGCAGCAGACGGTATCGGCGACGCCGCGTTCTTCAACGCAGGCCAGGACTGCACCGCGGTCACGCGTGTACTGGTACACGAGTCCGTGCACGACACTTTCGTCGACGCGCTCGTCAAGAAGGCCAAGTTGGTCAAAGTCGGCCTTCCCGACGATCCGGATACGTTCTACGGGCCGCTGAACAACGTCAATCACTTCAGGCAGGTGACATCTAAGGTCGAGGGCATCGGACCGCACGCCACCGTCGTGACCGGAGGGAAGCGCATTGGCGACACCGGCTTCTTCTTCGAGCCGACCGTCATCACCGGAGTGAAGCAGTCCGACCCGATCGTTCAGCAAGAGACGTTCGGTCCCGTCCTCACAGTCCAGAAGTTCTCCGACGAGGCCGAGGCAATCGAATTGGCCAACGACGTCGACTTCGGGCTCGCATCGAGCGTCTGGACCTCCGATCATGCACGTAGTCTTCGCCTCTCGGCGGCACTCGATTTCGGATGCGTCTGGGTCAACTGCCACATCCCCCTCGTCGCCGAAATGCCGCACGGCGGTTTCAAGTACTCGGGTTACGGCAAGGATCTGTCCGCGTACGGCGTCGAGGACTACACCCGCATCAAGCACGTCATGAGCTCGACCGAGACCATCGCATGACCACCCACCCCCTCGACCCGTTGACCACCGAAGAGTTCATCTCGGTTTCAGCCACTCTCGCTCGCGATCACGCCGTCGGCGACGGGTGGCGCTACTGCTCGATCGAGATGATCGAGCCGCCCAAGGCCGAGATCGCCGCGTTCGACGCCGACGGGGCTCGGCCTGCTCGGCGGGCAATGGCAGTGGTGTTGAACCGAACCGACAACGCCACGTTCAAGGCCGTTGTCTCGCTCGACGGTTTCGTCACCGAATCCTGGACGCATATCCCCGACGTCCAGCCGAACTTCACTGTCGACGAGTGGGAAGAAGCCGACGCCGCACTCCGCGCCAATCCCGATGTCATTGCCGCTCTTGCCGATCGAGGAATCACCGATCTCGAGCTGGTGTTCATGGACACCTGGACGTACGGCGAGGCCGTGACACCCGACAAGTACAAGGGTCGACGCCTCGGCTGGTCGGACACGTGGGTCAAGGCAGCCGAGGGCGCCAATCCGTATGCCGGCCCGGTGGGCGGATTTCACTGCGTCATCGACGTCAACACGATGGAACTGCTCGAGATCGAGGACACCTACCGAGTCGAGCGCCCGGAGATCATGGGCGAGTACGTTCCCCGCCACATTCCCGAGCGGATCAGGAATGCGTCGACGAGGCCGCCTCTGAAACCACTCGACATCACCCAGACCGAAGGCCCGTCGTTCGAGCTCGACGGCAATCTGCTGACGTGGCAGAACTGGTCGTTGCGAGTCGGGTTCAACTACCGCGAGGGTATGACGCTACATGCGGTGACGTACGACGACAATGGAAACACTCGGTCCGTGGCCAACCGAATGTCGTTCGCCGAGATGGTCGTTCCGTACCGCGACCACACCGAAGACCACTACCGTCGCACCGCATTCGACATCGGCGAATGGGGTCTCGGCTTCATGACCACCTCGCTCGAACTCGGTTGCGACTGCCTCGGCGAAATTCGGTATCTCGACGCCGTACTGCACAACAGCAAGGGCGAGCCGTACACGATCACCAACGCCATCTGCATCCATGAAGAGGACAACGCCGTCCTGTGGAAGCACGTCGATCACGACGCCGGTGCCGAGGTGAGACGTATGCGACGGTTGACGGTCAGCTTTCACGCCACTGTCGCGAACTACGAGTACCTTGTCTACTGGCGCTTCTACCAGGACGGCAACATCGAGTGCGAGGTCCGCGCAACAGGGATCATGGTCGTGACGCACTTTGCTCCCGGGAGTAGTTTCTCCTCCGGAACCCTCATCGACAATCGCACCTATGCGCCCTTCCACCAGCACTTCCTCGTTGCCAGGCTCGATCTCGACATCGACGGCACCGAGAACACCGTGTATGCCAGTGAGACGCAACAGGTTCCGATGGGTCCCGACAACCCGTACGGTCTCGCGCTCACCCAGGTGAACACTCCGCTGAAGACAGAGTCCGAGGGCAAGCAGGACTACGACTGGCACACCCAGAAGGCGTGGAAGGTCGTCAACGACAACGTCACCAACGGTCTCGGCACTCGTCCGGCGTACAAGCTGGTGCCCGGCGCGGCGATCCCGTCGATGTTCGATCCCAACTCGCCGGTGTTCCAACGGGCGCAGGTCATCGGCCACACCGTATGGGTGACGCCCAATTCTCCTGACGAGCGTTGGCCCAGTGGTGAATTCGTCAACCAGAGCGGAATCGACCACGGTCTGCCGGAATGGACCGAGGCGGACCGGAGCATCGAGAACACCGACGTGGTGGTCTGGTACACCTTCGGCATCCACCACATCACCCGGCCCGAGGACTGGCCGGTGATGCCTGCGGACACAGTGTCGTTCTGGCTCAAGCCCTTCGGCTTCTTCGATCGAAACCCCTCACTCGATGTAGCACCGTCACCGCGTAGTTCCAATCACGGCGTGGCGTGTCACACCGAGCCCGGCAGTTCGTGCCACTAGAGATTCGCAGCGCCGAGGCCGAAGGCCACCTGTACCATCAGATTTCTTCGGCCTCGAAGCGGGCGTTCCGCTTACGTAGGTACCAAATACCCACCCCGACGGCGCCACCACCGACGACGGCTCCGGTTACTCCGCCCGCCCAGGAGCTCGCGTCCGCGAACATGTTCGGCTGCAGCTTCACCAGCACGCCGATGTAGCCGACCAGAATGACCAGGGCGACTACGAAACCACGGACGCGGCCGATCTTCGAGGCGGTGTACAGATTCACTCCGCGAGCCCATGAATAAACAATGGTCAGCGTGGTGACGGAGGTCAGAGCGACCAGAAGGCCCAGTGCGATCCAGGCACCGGTTCGGCCGGCAGTCCAGGCGAGAACAGCTGCCGCGATCATTGCCGCCCACGAGAACAGTTGAAAGCCTATGGCGGAGGCCTCGTTCCACACGTCTCGTTGTCGTTCGTCGTCGTAGAATTCGTCGTCGAGGTCCCCGACGAAACGCATGGTCTTGATGAATGCACTCATGACAGTTCAGCCTTCCTTTCCGAGTTCGACGAGTTCTTCCTGCTCGGCGCGGGCTTCGTCCTCGCGACCCAGGCGCTTCCTGCGGATCAGCCCGCCAATTCCGCAGACGAGTCCGCCGCACGCACCGATCGCCGCCCCCACAGCTATGTACCGTGTGCTGCCGCCGCCGTACTCGGCCAGAAGCGTCACTGCCGCGCCGCCTGCCCCGAGCAGGTAAAGGCCGACAGCGCCGTAGATGCGCGGCCGGGTGATTTTTTGCGAAGTGTGCATATCGAGCCCACGCGACTTGGTGTACCCGAGCACGGCGAACGTCACCGTCAAGAACACCACCACCACCCCGACTGCGATCCAGCTGCCGGTGATCCCGGCGACCCAGGGCAGGATCGCGGCGGCTGCGAGCGAGATCCAGAGAAACAGCTGGAACCCGACCGCCGACGCCTCGTTCCATACGTCGCGCTGCAGTTCGTCGTCGTAGAATTCGTCGTCCAGATCGCCGACGAAACGCATGGCCTTGATGAAGGTGCTCATGCTCGTCACTCCTCTTCCCCGAATAGTATTTCGACAGTGGTGTCCAGAGCTCTGGCCAGCTTCAACGCCAGGTAGACGCTCGGCGCGTAGTCGCCGCCTTCGACGGAGACGATGCTTTGCCTGCTGACCCCGCACGCCTTCCCGAGCTCTGCCTGGGTCAGTCGCGCGGCCTTGCGATGGTCACGCACTGCGTTGGTTTTCAGCGCGTTGGTCATGACAAAAGTCAAGCGGACTTGTCACTAGATGTCAACCCTTCTTGTCATTTCAGGGAGGCCATAGTGATTTACCCCCACGTTGTGCGCTCTTGACCCCCTGACGCGCACAACAGAGGGGTAGATCCGCCGCCACCGTCCACCACCGACGCACACCATCGGCGCCACGATCGCCCGGATGGGTAGTGCGCCAACTTGTTTACAGCGTCGTAACGGACGAAACGAACTCGTCACCGCGCAACATATCCGCGCAATACTCCCCCTTTACTGTCTGCAATCGCGAATACAACTCCGTATACAAGCGAAAGGGCGTCAAAGATGCCTGCACTTCCCCCACGCAAGTTCGCCACGCGCGCGCTGGTCACTCCGGCCGCACTGGCAATGGTCGCCCTGGCACTCACTGCATGCGGCAGCAAAGCAAGCGACACCGCATCCGGCGACGGAGGGTCCACCACAGAGTCCTGCGTGGACACCTCGGGTGACACGATCAAGGTCGGCTCACTGAACTCCCTGTCCGGAACAATGGCCATCAGTGAAGTGACAGTGCGTGATTCGATCGCACTCGCCATCGAAGAGATCAACGCCTCCGGCGGCGTCAACGGAAAGCAGATCGAGGTCGTCGCAGAAGACGGAGCCTCGGAGCCGACCGTCTTCGCCGAGAAGGCAGAAAAGCTCATCAGCAGCGACTGTGTCGCAGCGGTATTCGGCGGTTGGACATCCTCGTCGCGCAAGGCGATGCTTCCGGTCTTCGAAGACAACGACGCACTCCTCTACTACCCCGTTCAGTACGAGGGCCTCGAAGCATCCGACAACATCTTCTACACCGGCGCCACGACGAACCAACAGATCATTCCCGCCCTCGACTACCTCAAGGAACAGGGCGTGACCTCCCTCTACCTGGTCGGCAGCGACTACGTCTTTCCCCAGACCGCCAACCGCGAGATCAAGGCGTACGCAGCAGCCAACGGAATCGAGATCAAGGGCGAGGACTACACCCCGCTCGGTTCGACGGACTTCTCAACCATCGTCAACAAGGTTCGATCGGCCGACGCCGACGCCGTGTTCAACACCCTCAACGGTGACTCCAACGTCGCGTTCTTCCGCGAGTACACAAACGCCGGCCTCAAAGCCGCTGATATGCCGGTTATCTCGGTGTCCATCGCCGAGGAAGAGGTCGCAGGCATCGGTGCACAGAACATCGAGGGCCAGCTGACTGCGTGGAACTACTACCAGACGGTCGACTCACCGGAGAACACGAAATTCGTCGCCGACTACAAGGCCAAGTACGGCGCGGACAAGCCGACCTCCGATCCGATGGAAGCCGCCTACACGTCGGTCTACCTGTGGAAGAACACCGTCGAGAAGGCAGATTCGTTCGCAGTCAGCGACATTCAGGCCGCAGCCGACGGTGTCAGCTTCGCAGCTCCCGAAGGTGAGGTCGTCATCAACGGCGACAACCACCACATCTCAAAGACGGCCCGCATCGGCGAAATCCGTCCCGACGGCCTGATCTACACCGTCTGGGAGTCGCCGGCACCGATCGAGCCCGATCCGTTCCTCGAGACCTACGACTGGGCCGCCGACCTCAACTGATCCCAGGCCCTCCCTGCCAGTGGCACGAATAAGTCCCCTGTAGGGCACTTATTCGTGCCACTGGTGGCGGAGCCGCCTCTCCGAAGGAGCCTTACATGGATGTCGTAGTCGGGCAGCTGTTCACCGGCCTGAGTATCGGATCGATCCTCTTGCTCGCCGCTCTGGGACTCTCGCTGACGTTCGGTCAGATGGGCGTCATCAACATGGCTCATGGTGAATTCATCATGGCCGGTTCGTACACCGCTTACGTCGTACAGCAAGTCGTCTCCACCGGCGGGGCGTCGCTGTTCATCTCTCTGATCGTCGGATTCCTCGTCGGCGGCGCAATGGGCGTGCTGCTCGAGGTCACGCTCATCCAGCGCATGTATCACCGCCCGCTGGATACGCTGCTCGTCACGTTCGGTGTCGGACTCGTTCTGCAGCAATTGGCCCGCGACATCTTCGGTGCACCCGCGGTCAACGTCGTCTCCCCCGGTTGGCTCACGGGCGGCGTCGACATCCTCGGTGCCGTGGTCCCCAAGACACGCATCTTCATTCTCGTGCTCGCGATCATCTGCGTCCTCGCACTGTCGTTCGCGCTCAAGACAACCCCGATGGGCCGACGCATCCGTGCCGTGGTGCAGAACCGCGACCTCGCCGAGACGTCCGGAATCTCTTCCCGCAAGACCGACATCTCGACGTTCTTCATCGGTTCCGGTCTCGCAGGTGTCGCCGGAGTTGCACTGACGCTCATCGGATCGACGAGTTCGACCGTCGGCCAGAGTTACTTGATCGACGCATTCCTGGTGGTCGTGGTCGGCGGTCTCGGCCAGATCAAGGGCGCGGTCATCGCAGCGTTCGCTCTGGGCATCATCAACTCGTTCATCGAGTACAGCACCACGGCATCCATCGCCAAGGTCATCCTGTTCGTCCTCATCGTGATCTTCCTCCAAGCCCGCCCGCAAGGCCTGTTCGCGGTCAAGACAAGGAGTTTGGTGTGAGCACCTTCATTCAGAAACGTGGGGCATGGCTGGGATTTGCCATCGCCGCCATCCTCCTGTTCGCGGTCGCACCCGCCGTTCTCAGCGAGTTCAGGCTCAACCTTCTCGGCAAGTTCATCTGCTACGCCATCGTGGCCGTGGGAATCGGATTGGCCTGGGGCCGCGGCGGAATGCTCACCCTCGGTCAGGGCGTGTTCTTCGGACTCGGCGCGTACATCATGGCAATGCACCTCAAGATCTCCGACGCCGACATCCGCGGCGACGCAGTCCCGGACTTCATGTCCATCGCCGGTATCCGTGAACTGCCGTCGTACTGGGTTCCGTTCCAGTCGCCGTTCGTCACGATCCTCGGAATTCTCTTCGTTCCAGGTCTCGTCGCCCTGGTCCTCGGACTCGGCGTCTTCAAGCGCAGGGTCAAGGGTGCGTACTTCGCGATCCTCAGTCAGGCGCTGGCAGCGGCGTTCGCGATCCTGCTGATCGGACAGCAAAGTACGGGCGGATCCAACGGGCTCAACAGGTTCCGCACGTTCTTCGGGTTCAATCTGAACGACCCGGTCAACAAGCAGATGCTGTTCTTCATCGCCGCAGGAGTACTACTCGCAGTCGTCGCGATCACGCGTCAGCTGATGTACTCCCGTTACGGCGAACTCCTCGTCGCTGTCCGTGATCAGGAAGAGCGCGTTCGCTTCCTGGGCTACGACCCGGCCAACGTCAAGATCGTCGCGTATGTCACCGCTGCCTTCTTCGCGGGACTTGCCGGGGCCCTGTTCGTCCCGATCGTCGGCATCGTCTCCCCCAACGATGTCGGCATCGTTCCCTCCATCGCATTCCTCATCGGCGTCGCGATCGGTGGACGCACCACCTTGCTCGGTCCCGTCCTCGGAGCACTGGGAGTGGCGTGGGCACAGACCACGTTGTCCGAGCAGTTCCCGTCCGGTTGGACATACGCACAGGGCTTGCTGTTCATCGTCGTCGTCGGATTCTTCCCTGCGGGTGTCGCCGGACTCTTCGCCCTGAGGCGACGGAAGAAGGCCGCGGAGAACGAACCAGGCGATGTCGTCGACGTCGAAGAGAAGGAACTGGTCAAATGATCCACATCGACAGCCACCAGCCGACGTTCGGCGGTAACGCCGGTATGTCGAGCCAGTACCTCGAAGTACGCGGTCTCACCGTAAGTTTCGACGGTTTCAAAGCCAACACCGACGTGAATCTCACCCTCATGCAGGGTGATCTTCGGTTCCTCATCGGCCCGAACGGTGCGGGAAAGACAACGCTGATCGACGCCATCACCGGCCTGGTTCCAGCGACGGGCTCCGTCACCAAGTCCGGCGTCGAACTGCTCGGAAAGAAGGTTCACCAGATCGCGCGCCTGGGTGTCGGGCGAACGTTCCAGACTGCCAGCATCTTCGAGCAGCTCACGGTTCTGCAGAATCTGGACATCGCGGCCGGCTCCGGCCGAAAGTGGTCGACAATGCTGCGCAAGCGAAAGACCGTGTCGGACGAGATCGAGGAAGCACTCGAGACCATCGGCTTGAGAGGGGAACGCGACAAGCCCGCCGGCATCCTCGCCCATGGGCAGAAGCAGTGGCTCGAAATCGGAATGCTGTTGGTACAGAACGCTGATGTTCTCCTTCTCGACGAGCCCGTCGCAGGCATGAGCCACGAAGAACGCGAAGAGACCGGCGAACTGCTTCGCCGCATCGGCGGCGAGCGCACGGTGGTCGTCGTCGAACACGACATGGACTTCATGCGTGCGTTCGCTACGTCGGTAACTGTTCTCGCCGGCGGAAAGGTGCTGTCGGAGGGAACTGTCGCCGAGGTCCAGGCGGATCCGAAGGTCCAAGAGGTCTACCTCGGCACGGCTGCCGCTGGTGAAGAACTCGAACAGATCGCAGAAGAGGGAGACGGCCATGCTTGAACTCGTCGACGTACGAACCGGTTACGGCCGAAGCGAGGTCATCCATGGCGCGTCCCTGACGGTACCTGCAGACGGCGTCGCCGCAGTGATGGGC from Rhodococcus sp. P1Y includes these protein-coding regions:
- the urtC gene encoding urea ABC transporter permease subunit UrtC encodes the protein MSTFIQKRGAWLGFAIAAILLFAVAPAVLSEFRLNLLGKFICYAIVAVGIGLAWGRGGMLTLGQGVFFGLGAYIMAMHLKISDADIRGDAVPDFMSIAGIRELPSYWVPFQSPFVTILGILFVPGLVALVLGLGVFKRRVKGAYFAILSQALAAAFAILLIGQQSTGGSNGLNRFRTFFGFNLNDPVNKQMLFFIAAGVLLAVVAITRQLMYSRYGELLVAVRDQEERVRFLGYDPANVKIVAYVTAAFFAGLAGALFVPIVGIVSPNDVGIVPSIAFLIGVAIGGRTTLLGPVLGALGVAWAQTTLSEQFPSGWTYAQGLLFIVVVGFFPAGVAGLFALRRRKKAAENEPGDVVDVEEKELVK
- the urtD gene encoding urea ABC transporter ATP-binding protein UrtD; translated protein: MIHIDSHQPTFGGNAGMSSQYLEVRGLTVSFDGFKANTDVNLTLMQGDLRFLIGPNGAGKTTLIDAITGLVPATGSVTKSGVELLGKKVHQIARLGVGRTFQTASIFEQLTVLQNLDIAAGSGRKWSTMLRKRKTVSDEIEEALETIGLRGERDKPAGILAHGQKQWLEIGMLLVQNADVLLLDEPVAGMSHEEREETGELLRRIGGERTVVVVEHDMDFMRAFATSVTVLAGGKVLSEGTVAEVQADPKVQEVYLGTAAAGEELEQIAEEGDGHA